The DNA segment GCCAATGCAGTCCAGTAACTTACATTGACAACTTTGTCGctagttttcaattgcaattTGTCAGTCAATAACATTTGTTTCAGATTGGAGGTAGATTTGAATATACAAGGCGAATGTTGTGGAGAAAGCAGATCTACAGAATCCATTTGCACGGACGTGTTTAACTTGTGGGCAAATGCCTTTGCACCTGCCCTTAATAAATTCAGGGTTTTATCTGAAAATGTATGCACAATCAGatgtaagatttaaaaaagaatataaatttcgtAAAACAAGTTGAAGATACTTACCGTAGACATGCTTCATCCGCTGATCGCTTGACACACCGTTATCTACCTGCTTCTCTCCTATGTGCACTTTCATGTGCGGCAACAAGTTGCCTTCAAAAGGACAAGCACGTTTTGGCATTTTCTAAAGTTCaatcaagaattaaaataacatgacAACAGCACACTATAAACCAGCAAGAGTTACGAACTTTTAATGCAAACCAAATGGTCTTACAGTGAGGACCACTCTGCACACTgaaagttattatataattacttaatcACATAagaacataatataaataataataaataagattattgaattatataaataaattatacaactaAATAGAGAGATATAAACAATGAAAGCCTAAATAACTTTTTGACATAACTAAACTGAACTACAATAGTATTGCAACATTAAATTGATaaccaatttaatatttctgcaaaagCAAAGATTCAAAAAAATAGCTCGCGTTTGGCATACTATAAATGAGGTTATTGAAAACAATGCTTCTTAGGTTATGTTTTTTAGAGATATACTACACGTACCGGCGAAATGTAGAAATGTATAGCAGAAAGAGAACCGTGAATGATTAAACTGAAGTGcgtgaataatttattataaattccgTTTTACCTGAAAAACCACAAACTGATCGAAAACCGGTATAATTAACAACTTTATCGAGTAATCCTCGTCTTGTCTCgtctaacaaaaatattagtcACGGTCAATAGAAGTCAATAGGAGCGATATTTTGCGAAGTGCGAATGTAACACACAATAACACGTGAAATCAAAATATAGATGTTATCTACGGAGGATTCAAGAATGCAGCTACGTAGTTCGAGGTAGATGTATCATGAATATAGAGGCAATCGCAGATCGCAGACCTTTGAATTGGAggctttaaacttttttttctctttcatgaatatgaaataaatagtaGCGgctggtctctctctctctctctctctctctctctctctctctgtacttttttctttagcatctttctttaatctttttttacttttctctttgtctttctCTAAATTCTATCTCTGTTTCTGGCGCGAAGAAGACGAGACAGTGGCGCCGTTTGACAAGCGCAACTAGTAACCGAAACCGAGCCGAAGCGAGTCTCGTATTCCCGATCGGGTCCACTTCTGTTCTTCTGTGCGAAGTGTAACGAGGTTAAAACAGCTGTTCTGCTGGATGGTCGCGTTGACAGGGACGACGTTCAAGCGGATGAGAGATCTATCGGAAATCCAGGCACTTAAATGATATCGCGAATATTCCGTGGGGAAATCGAGAATGTCGCGCTCAAACGCAAACGGCAAATCGACACTCTGAAAATCTTTAACGACAAGTaaggataaaaaatactcccgtcgtcgtcgtcgtcatcgtcgtcgtcgtcgtcgtcgtcaggggaggaggaggaggaggaggaggctttcccgacgacgtcgacgtcgtAACTTCTCTCGTTAACCTTACTTGAGCCGCATTATCCTCAATAATGCGCTTGACGTCTGCGAATGGCTGCCCACGAAATTGCGAAGACAATCGGATTGCCCATCGCGCTTGTTCTCTCATGACAACATCGAAACAATCGCGAGTTTATCTTGTGATCCGTGACGTTGGCGATTGCCACttcgaaatatttcttttctcctGAAATTTTCGTTTGCGTCATTGTCCTAAGTCGCGTAAATGTCGtacgttttttaatgaatatctcGAAAATGCCTGTGCCTAGCAATATCAAGATTTAATGTTGGCTCAAGGTCACAGTTGGTCTCTGAATTTCTGCTGGTTGCAAGTgtgtaatgtaataaatgttttgcAGTGTAATAGAGCTCAGAGAAAATGTGGACTATCAGGTGGAATTTCAAGCTGGTGAGAGACGAATGGCTATTATGGTTTCCTTGTCGCCGAATTTCCCACTGGAGAAGCCAGTACTTAGAGTTTCCCCACCGATAAATCATCCCTGGTGCAACGAACATAGTGAAATTACCAGTGCGCCAGGATTACTCAATGTAAGTAGGGAAACTTGTATTAAGaacttgtaaaatataaaaatgtattatatagtacatacaaaaattgaaatatctattctttttcttatttttatatattttgcaattctgagataaataaataaacaaatctcTTGCTATGTCAGTTTTCAGTACACAGTGATCTCGGTCGGGTCGTCCAAGCTATTATCAGAGAATTCAGCAAGAATCCACCGCAACTGTTAGAGGATATTTCGCCTGGTTCTACTAAACCTCTCACAGGTACATATCACTGTTTTTACttattcttatgtatataataaaatatatatttttattttaccttgTGATTACAGAACTACAGGGAAGGAATTCGCCGTCTTACTCACTTCAGCAGTATCCCGTCGAAATTCCGTCGACATCATTCAATTCATATTACAACACGCAGTTTCCGCATCTGTCGTCCTCTAACGCGAACACatgcatttataattataactacaCAGATTCTGGTCACACATACGTGTCGACCTCGAAGTCATTCGGCAGCGCGTCACATCACTCGACGTATATTCCAAATTCGAGGAGTAATGCGCTTCAAAATTCCACGTCTGCGCGATTATATACCTCGGATCAACATGGCGCGCCTTACCTGAACTCTCATTACGCAAATGCGAACTATCAACAGCCGTTGCCGAATCAGTCGCAAACGCCACAGAGTATAATATTTCccgaattaaataatttgactaACGAGGAATTGAAGAGGCTTAGCGAGGATGACGACAAGCTAGACGATTTTCTGGAGAAACATTCccaaattaaagatataaatatggCGATTGAAGATGCTATGGATTGGGTTGAGAAAACTGCCGGtaagaacaaaatattttatattagggATATTAACTCTCCGAGTTGACATCAAAATCTATAATACAGTTATTGACGTTAGTCTAACACTCATTTAACTTGTCGactaaaagatattaattacttttaacgAATTGAAACGATATCACTTATAtagaatgaatattttaagtttaatacaagtttatttcaataattcaaGAGTTATAACTTCAAAGAACTTGCCGCGTGATTTGATTGTCTATTAATAAGCTCGTATCTTTTTGTAGAAGCTAATGCAGCCAAAGAACCTGAATTGAAGCAGCTACAGGCTGATGTAGTGGATAAAGTGAAAACGGTGGCGGCATTGAAAGCCAGATACGATCATCTTATACAACGATACAACAAACTGTCTGAAGTTTTCACACCAGATCACATAAAAGAATGTTTGAGGCAGGCGGCGGACGAGAGTCACGAGGAGAGCGAAAAGATCGCCGAGGAATTTCTCAACCGGAAGATTGACGTCGAGCGTTTTCTTAGCACGTACATCGAGTGCCGGAAATTGGGTCAGGCTAGGCGAACTAAGGAAGAGAAACTGGCGCATCAGTTGAACGAATTAAAACGGGCTGGTTTctgagataaatataatatatataatcatttttttctatgaattgaacaaaaaactgtaaataagacttagttaaattaaacgttattgtgaatttaaatttatagcgTTCGTAATTACCAAATGTCTAATGTGGTTTTGACTCCACCGAGAGGATTTAGCtgaaatgtattttacatgaCGTTACATTTAATTTCGCGCGCATGCGCTTCTTATGCTGcattctgtaattattttgaatcgCGTAGGATTCCACAGAATTGGAAGCAtacttacacacacacacacacacacacacacacacacacacacacacacacacacacacacacacacacacactcgcacgcacgcacgcacgcacaaacaaacaaacaaacaaacacaAAAGTGGCGTTGAATGAAGTGGTTAAAAAACCAAGTGCTTTAAGATTAACTTTGAAAGAATACATTGTATTCCAAACAATTTAATGAGGTAGGAAAGCAATATAGTGAACGATTGAAAGAATCCGTGTTGAAACTCGCATAATAAGTCCAATTCAAAATGA comes from the Monomorium pharaonis isolate MP-MQ-018 chromosome 9, ASM1337386v2, whole genome shotgun sequence genome and includes:
- the LOC105833985 gene encoding vacuolar protein sorting-associated protein 37A isoform X1, with the translated sequence MISRIFRGEIENVALKRKRQIDTLKIFNDNVIELRENVDYQVEFQAGERRMAIMVSLSPNFPLEKPVLRVSPPINHPWCNEHSEITSAPGLLNFSVHSDLGRVVQAIIREFSKNPPQLLEDISPGSTKPLTELQGRNSPSYSLQQYPVEIPSTSFNSYYNTQFPHLSSSNANTCIYNYNYTDSGHTYVSTSKSFGSASHHSTYIPNSRSNALQNSTSARLYTSDQHGAPYLNSHYANANYQQPLPNQSQTPQSIIFPELNNLTNEELKRLSEDDDKLDDFLEKHSQIKDINMAIEDAMDWVEKTAEANAAKEPELKQLQADVVDKVKTVAALKARYDHLIQRYNKLSEVFTPDHIKECLRQAADESHEESEKIAEEFLNRKIDVERFLSTYIECRKLGQARRTKEEKLAHQLNELKRAGF
- the LOC105833985 gene encoding vacuolar protein sorting-associated protein 37A isoform X2, which translates into the protein MSVIELRENVDYQVEFQAGERRMAIMVSLSPNFPLEKPVLRVSPPINHPWCNEHSEITSAPGLLNFSVHSDLGRVVQAIIREFSKNPPQLLEDISPGSTKPLTELQGRNSPSYSLQQYPVEIPSTSFNSYYNTQFPHLSSSNANTCIYNYNYTDSGHTYVSTSKSFGSASHHSTYIPNSRSNALQNSTSARLYTSDQHGAPYLNSHYANANYQQPLPNQSQTPQSIIFPELNNLTNEELKRLSEDDDKLDDFLEKHSQIKDINMAIEDAMDWVEKTAEANAAKEPELKQLQADVVDKVKTVAALKARYDHLIQRYNKLSEVFTPDHIKECLRQAADESHEESEKIAEEFLNRKIDVERFLSTYIECRKLGQARRTKEEKLAHQLNELKRAGF
- the LOC105833983 gene encoding apoptosis regulatory protein Siva gives rise to the protein MPKRACPFEGNLLPHMKVHIGEKQVDNGVSSDQRMKHVYDKTLNLLRAGAKAFAHKLNTSVQMDSVDLLSPQHSPCIFKSTSNLKQMLLTDKLQLKTSDKVVNDIRVDLCGCCRLIDRSTISACYYCDQALCSSCQLMCANCSELFCQNCSLPIYNHDEQIMCLNCYR